TATGGAGACCCTCGTGGCGCACTCGCGCTTCATTAAATGGCGGAAATCCGCCGTTTGCGGGGTCTCACCCGCTCCAGACCCGAGCAGGGTCTGAGGTAAGCCCAAGTGCCGACCCTGTTCCTCGCCTTCCTCGCCGCTGCGCTCGCTTCAATGGGCGCGCGCGACCAGTTGCTGGTGGCACGGCTGCGCGAGGCGCTGGGCCCGCATGCAGGGCTGTTGGTCGTCGGCTGGGCCGTGGCCATCGCCTTCGCTGCACTGGCCGCATGGGCGGGGGCGCTGATGGGCCAGACGCTGTTTCCGGCGGCCAAGCAGATGCTGCTCGGAATTGCCCTCTTCTTCAGCGCGGTGGAACTGTGCTGGCCGCGCAAGGACACGGCGCCCGCCGAACCGACCCGCTCGCTGGGCGCGATCGCCATCGTCCTGTCCGGCTATGCGCTGACCGACGCGGCGCGGTTCCTCGTTTTTGCGGTCGCCGTGGGGGCCGCCATGCCCGCGCTTGCGGCCATCGGCGGGGCGCTGGGATCGGGCGCGGCGCTGACGCTCGGCTGGATGCTGGGGGCCGAGCTTGCCGGATGGCGCTGGCTCGAGGCCATTCGCCTGGTCATCGGCGTGCTCCTTGGCATAACGGGCCTGTTGCTCGCGCTCGCCGCGCGCGGCATCGTCTGAACGATTACACTTATCGAAACTCTCGCGCGAAATCGCGGAAACCCTTCGTCGCGCGGGCCGTTGGTCGAGCACACAACGAGAAAATAAGGGCATTCCCATGAGCAACACCGACAATTCCAAAACCGCGCTGATCGACGGACTGAACAGCCTCCTCGCCGATCACCTTGCGCTCTACTGGAAGACCAAGAATTTCCACTGGCACATCGTCGGCCCTCGTTTTCGTGACCTGCACCTGTTGTTCGACGAGCAGGCCATCGAAATCCGCGACCAGATCGACGCGATTGCGGAACGGGTGCGCAAGCAGGATGCGAAGACGCTGACCTCCATCGCCTCGGTCGCCAAGCACACCAAGATCGTGGACCAGGACGACACCGCCCTGTCGCCCGACGCTATGCTGCAGGAACTGCACGACGACAACGCCGGGATGGTGAAGCGCCTGAAGGAGCTGAAGACCCATGCCGAGGCGGCCGGCGACAACGCGACCGACGGGCTGATCGATGACTGGACCGACTTGGCCGAAGAACGGGT
This sequence is a window from Alteriqipengyuania flavescens. Protein-coding genes within it:
- a CDS encoding Dps family protein; translated protein: MSNTDNSKTALIDGLNSLLADHLALYWKTKNFHWHIVGPRFRDLHLLFDEQAIEIRDQIDAIAERVRKQDAKTLTSIASVAKHTKIVDQDDTALSPDAMLQELHDDNAGMVKRLKELKTHAEAAGDNATDGLIDDWTDLAEERVWFLKSQLGG